The Vitis riparia cultivar Riparia Gloire de Montpellier isolate 1030 chromosome 3, EGFV_Vit.rip_1.0, whole genome shotgun sequence genome includes a region encoding these proteins:
- the LOC117910962 gene encoding copper transporter 3-like, with protein sequence MAQHGGFWFGADVDILFAGWPSGHGHFHFYMALVLVFMLSMCAQMYAMTPMTSPKMVPKSLIQHAALHCFRTFINFLVLLCVITFNLGVLITVLLGHVGGYVALTMYIHYHFPAPVADAPANDEKA encoded by the coding sequence atggcCCAGCACGGAGGGTTCTGGTTTGGTGCGGATGTGGACATCCTGTTCGCTGGATGGCCTTCTGGTCACGGCCACTTCCATTTCTACATGGCCCTAGTTCTCGTGTTCATGCTGTCGATGTGCGCCCAGATGTATGCAATGACTCCCATGACCTCCCCCAAGATGGTTCCTAAGAGTCTCATCCAGCACGCCGCCCTCCATTGCTTTCGTACTTTCATCAACTTCTTGGTCCTCCTCTGTGTCATCACCTTCAACCTTGGAGTCTTAATCACAGTACTCCTGGGCCACGTAGGCGGCTACGTAGCTCTCACAATGTACATCCACTATCACTTCCCGGCCCCCGTCGCTGATGCCCCGGCTAACGATGAAAAAGCCTGA